The following proteins come from a genomic window of Streptomyces sp. Sge12:
- a CDS encoding amidase, whose protein sequence is MAIDRDDAADRERDRDDTELMFLGVEQQAEQVRAGKTTSRALVEAALRRIARADPGLGAFRIVLADQALAEADARDAQQPTGPLHGVPVAVKDELDVAGQVTTFGGAANRTPVSADSEAVRRLRAAGAVVIGKTAMPEFGQWPFTESAAYGRTLNPWDTTRTPGGSSGGSAAAVAAGLVPAALGGDGGGSIRIPAACCGLFGLKPQRGRVSTAPNPHLWYALGTVGPLTRTVRDSALLYDVLAGTTPIDRWSAGPGPGPAAAGWVRALETPPGRLRIGYSAKPAVPGVRPHPAHVEALLETVRALRELGHDVREVDPRYPDATAPFVAQFCGGVRAEAAAVQRPDLLERRTRTTLALARLVPESAVERGIRAGERLAERADRMFTTMDLLLTPVIAERPRPAGALDGAGLLTAMVRSRPMVAYTALWNVTGHPAASVPAGVGADGLPLAVQLVGRRDDEVGVLRVAAQLEAVRPWAQHRPPLPTG, encoded by the coding sequence GTGGCCATCGACAGGGACGACGCGGCGGACAGGGAACGGGACCGGGACGACACCGAGTTGATGTTCCTCGGAGTCGAGCAACAGGCCGAACAGGTACGTGCCGGCAAGACCACCTCCCGCGCCCTCGTCGAGGCCGCGCTGCGCCGTATCGCCCGTGCCGACCCGGGCCTCGGCGCCTTCCGCATCGTCCTGGCCGACCAGGCCCTCGCCGAGGCCGACGCCCGTGACGCGCAGCAGCCGACCGGCCCCCTCCACGGCGTGCCCGTCGCCGTCAAGGACGAACTGGACGTCGCCGGGCAGGTCACCACCTTCGGCGGCGCCGCCAACCGCACTCCCGTCTCCGCCGATTCCGAGGCCGTACGCCGCCTGCGTGCCGCCGGAGCCGTCGTGATCGGCAAGACGGCGATGCCCGAGTTCGGCCAGTGGCCGTTCACCGAATCCGCCGCGTACGGCCGCACCCTCAATCCGTGGGACACCACCCGCACGCCCGGGGGCTCCAGCGGTGGCAGCGCCGCCGCCGTCGCGGCCGGCCTGGTCCCGGCGGCGCTCGGCGGCGACGGCGGTGGTTCCATCCGCATCCCGGCCGCCTGCTGCGGGCTGTTCGGCCTCAAACCCCAGCGCGGCCGCGTCTCCACCGCCCCCAACCCCCACCTCTGGTACGCCCTCGGCACCGTCGGCCCGCTGACCCGGACCGTCCGCGACAGCGCCCTCCTGTACGACGTACTCGCCGGCACCACCCCCATCGACCGCTGGAGCGCCGGCCCGGGCCCCGGTCCCGCGGCCGCCGGCTGGGTACGGGCCCTGGAGACGCCGCCCGGCAGGCTGCGCATCGGCTACTCGGCCAAACCCGCCGTACCCGGGGTGCGCCCGCATCCGGCGCACGTCGAAGCCCTGCTGGAGACCGTACGGGCGCTGCGCGAACTGGGCCACGACGTGCGGGAGGTCGACCCCCGCTACCCCGACGCGACGGCCCCGTTCGTCGCCCAGTTCTGCGGCGGTGTCCGCGCGGAGGCCGCCGCGGTGCAGCGTCCCGACCTGCTCGAGCGGCGGACCCGCACCACGCTCGCCCTGGCCCGGCTGGTCCCCGAATCCGCCGTGGAGCGCGGGATCAGGGCGGGGGAACGGCTGGCGGAGCGCGCCGACCGGATGTTCACCACCATGGACCTGCTGCTGACGCCGGTCATCGCCGAGCGCCCCCGCCCCGCGGGGGCGCTGGACGGTGCCGGGCTGCTGACGGCGATGGTGCGCTCCCGCCCGATGGTCGCCTACACCGCCCTGTGGAACGTCACCGGTCATCCGGCCGCGTCCGTCCCGGCGGGTGTCGGTGCGGACGGGCTGCCGCTCGCCGTGCAGCTGGTCGGCCGCCGCGACGACGAGGTGGGCGTCCTGCGGGTGGCGGCTCAGTTGGAGGCCGTCCGGCCGTGGGCGCAGCACCGGCCGCCGCTGCCGACGGGGTGA
- the gdhA gene encoding NADP-specific glutamate dehydrogenase yields MDLPSSAHRALPGGTHVKDSKDRLEALRAEIERRNPAQPEFHQAVREVLETLAPVFTARPEYADPAVALVERLTEPERQILFRVPWQDDRGRVHVNRGYRVEFNSALGPYKGGLRFHPSVDIGVVKFLGFEQIFKNALTGLGIGGGKGGSDFDPHGRSDAEVMRFCQSFMTELHRHIGEHTDVPAGDIGVGGREIGYLFGQYRRITNRWEAGVLTGKGQGWGGSAIRPQATGYGSVLFAAEMLAVRGESLDGLTAVVSGSGNVAQYTIEKLQQLGANPVTCSDSQGYVVDDKGIDLALLQQIKEVERGRVSEYAERRGSSARFVPGARVWEVPADVAFPSATQNELDAQDARTLVAGGVKAVSEGANMPTTPEAVRILQEAGVAFGPGKAANAGGVAVSALEMSQNAGRVAWGAQRVEDELAAIMRSIHAVAHETAERYGAPGDYVTGANIAGFERVADAMLAQGVI; encoded by the coding sequence ATGGACCTGCCGTCGTCTGCGCACCGCGCACTCCCTGGAGGGACACACGTGAAGGACTCGAAGGACAGGCTGGAAGCACTGCGCGCCGAGATCGAGCGCCGCAATCCCGCACAGCCCGAGTTCCACCAGGCGGTGCGGGAGGTCCTCGAGACCCTGGCTCCCGTCTTCACCGCCCGGCCCGAGTACGCCGACCCGGCCGTGGCCCTGGTGGAGCGGCTCACCGAGCCCGAACGGCAGATCCTCTTCCGTGTCCCGTGGCAGGACGACCGGGGGCGGGTCCACGTCAACCGCGGCTACCGCGTCGAGTTCAACAGCGCGCTCGGCCCATACAAGGGCGGCCTGCGCTTCCACCCGTCGGTGGACATCGGCGTGGTGAAGTTCCTCGGCTTCGAGCAGATCTTCAAGAACGCCCTGACCGGCCTCGGGATCGGCGGCGGCAAGGGCGGCAGCGACTTCGACCCGCACGGCCGGTCGGACGCCGAGGTCATGCGGTTCTGTCAGTCCTTCATGACCGAGCTGCACCGGCACATCGGCGAGCACACCGACGTGCCCGCCGGGGACATCGGTGTCGGCGGCCGTGAGATCGGCTACCTCTTCGGCCAGTACCGGCGCATCACCAACCGCTGGGAGGCCGGCGTCCTGACCGGCAAGGGGCAGGGCTGGGGCGGTTCCGCGATCCGGCCGCAGGCGACCGGGTACGGCAGCGTGCTGTTCGCCGCCGAGATGCTCGCGGTCCGGGGCGAGTCGCTGGACGGGCTGACCGCGGTCGTCTCCGGCTCCGGCAACGTCGCGCAGTACACGATCGAGAAGCTCCAGCAGCTCGGCGCGAACCCGGTGACCTGCTCGGACTCCCAGGGCTACGTCGTCGACGACAAGGGCATCGACCTCGCACTGCTCCAGCAGATCAAGGAGGTCGAGCGGGGGCGCGTGAGCGAGTACGCGGAGCGGCGCGGATCCTCGGCGCGGTTCGTGCCCGGCGCCCGGGTCTGGGAGGTGCCCGCGGACGTCGCCTTCCCCTCCGCCACGCAGAACGAACTGGACGCGCAGGACGCCCGTACGCTCGTCGCGGGCGGGGTCAAGGCGGTCTCCGAGGGCGCCAACATGCCGACCACCCCCGAGGCCGTACGGATCCTCCAGGAGGCCGGGGTCGCCTTCGGGCCCGGCAAGGCCGCGAACGCGGGCGGAGTGGCGGTCAGCGCCCTGGAGATGAGCCAGAACGCCGGGCGGGTGGCCTGGGGCGCCCAGCGCGTCGAGGACGAGCTCGCCGCCATCATGCGTTCGATCCACGCCGTTGCGCACGAGACCGCCGAGCGGTACGGCGCGCCGGGGGACTACGTCACCGGCGCGAACATCGCCGGCTTCGAGCGGGTCGCGGACGCGATGCTCGCACAGGGCGTCATCTGA
- a CDS encoding MetQ/NlpA family ABC transporter substrate-binding protein, with protein sequence MISALPRRRTLLAVSTAAALTLLVSACGAGGTDEHRIRVGVSGDSPEWDVLAKEAKKQGLTVETVVFDDYSLPNKALSAGDIELNAFQHLVFLAQSNTENKTDIAPIAATTVVPLGLYSRKHKQLTDLPDRAEIALPNDPANQGRALRVLEQAKLIELRKEAGLFATPDDITADPKHLKLTPVNAQQTPRTLQDADAAVINDGVAELAGIKADTALFKDDPTAPQSVPYLNVIAARADRKDNADYRKVVELYSSQAVQDEVRRTSNGTAHHVELPAADLQAEVARIQKQLAR encoded by the coding sequence ATGATTTCTGCACTGCCGCGTCGACGTACCCTGCTCGCCGTATCCACCGCCGCCGCCCTCACGCTCCTCGTGTCCGCCTGCGGCGCCGGAGGCACGGACGAGCACCGCATCAGGGTCGGCGTCTCGGGCGACTCCCCGGAATGGGACGTCCTCGCCAAGGAGGCCAAGAAGCAGGGCCTGACGGTCGAAACGGTCGTCTTCGACGACTACTCGCTCCCCAACAAGGCCCTCAGCGCCGGTGACATCGAGCTCAACGCCTTCCAGCACCTGGTGTTCCTGGCCCAGTCGAACACCGAGAACAAGACCGACATCGCCCCCATCGCGGCGACCACCGTGGTCCCCCTCGGCCTCTACTCCCGCAAGCACAAGCAGCTCACGGACCTCCCCGACCGGGCCGAGATCGCCCTCCCCAACGACCCGGCGAACCAGGGCCGTGCACTGCGCGTACTGGAACAGGCGAAGCTGATCGAGCTCCGCAAGGAGGCCGGCCTCTTCGCCACCCCCGACGACATCACCGCCGACCCCAAGCACCTCAAGCTCACCCCGGTCAACGCCCAGCAGACCCCCCGTACGCTCCAGGACGCGGACGCCGCGGTCATCAACGACGGCGTCGCCGAACTCGCCGGCATCAAGGCCGACACCGCACTGTTCAAGGACGACCCCACCGCCCCGCAGTCCGTCCCGTACCTCAACGTCATCGCCGCCCGCGCCGACCGGAAGGACAACGCCGACTACCGGAAGGTCGTCGAGCTCTACTCCTCCCAGGCCGTCCAGGACGAGGTACGCCGCACCAGCAACGGCACCGCACACCACGTGGAGCTGCCCGCCGCCGACCTCCAGGCCGAGGTCGCACGCATCCAGAAGCAGCTGGCACGATGA
- a CDS encoding methionine ABC transporter ATP-binding protein, with product MTAAVELRDVAKEFPGGSRAVDGVSLRVEAGTVFGVVGHSGAGKSTLLRLVNGLEEPTSGSVLLDGQDLSSLGERRLRPIRREIGMIFQQFNLFRSRTVLGNVLYPLRLAGTDRATARARAEETLDFVGLAGHGDRYPEQLSGGQRQRVGIARALATRPKVLLCDEATSALDPQTTGEVLALLRRINRELGVTILLITHEMEVVRTLCDRVAVMENGKVVESGEVYEVFARPRHATTTAFVRSARHSEPDAELLERLGARHPGRLITVPVADGRPALDGLSQLLHTHGVDFTLVHGGVGEVRGRPLGSVTLELRGETEAVEAVVAGLTVADRVEAGAR from the coding sequence ATGACCGCCGCCGTGGAACTGCGCGACGTCGCCAAGGAGTTCCCGGGCGGATCGCGCGCCGTCGACGGCGTCAGCCTCCGCGTCGAAGCGGGCACCGTCTTCGGGGTCGTCGGCCACAGCGGCGCGGGCAAATCCACCCTCCTGCGCCTGGTCAACGGCCTGGAAGAGCCGACCTCGGGCAGCGTCCTGCTGGACGGCCAAGACCTCTCCTCCCTCGGCGAGCGCCGCCTGCGCCCCATCCGCCGGGAGATCGGCATGATCTTCCAGCAGTTCAACCTCTTCCGCTCGCGCACCGTCCTGGGCAACGTGCTCTACCCGCTGCGCCTGGCCGGCACGGACCGTGCGACGGCCCGCGCCCGCGCCGAGGAGACGTTGGACTTCGTGGGCCTCGCCGGTCACGGCGACCGCTACCCCGAGCAGCTCTCGGGCGGCCAGCGCCAGCGTGTCGGCATCGCCCGCGCGCTCGCCACCCGCCCCAAGGTGCTCCTGTGCGACGAGGCGACCTCCGCCCTCGACCCGCAGACCACCGGCGAGGTCCTGGCCCTGCTGCGCCGCATCAACCGCGAGCTGGGCGTCACGATCCTGCTCATCACCCACGAGATGGAGGTCGTGCGGACCCTGTGCGACCGCGTTGCGGTGATGGAGAACGGCAAGGTGGTCGAGAGCGGCGAGGTGTACGAGGTCTTCGCCCGGCCCCGGCACGCGACCACCACCGCCTTCGTCCGCTCCGCGCGGCACAGCGAACCGGACGCCGAGCTGCTGGAACGACTCGGCGCCCGCCACCCCGGCCGCTTGATCACGGTGCCCGTCGCGGACGGCCGCCCCGCTCTGGACGGCCTCTCGCAGCTCCTGCACACCCACGGCGTCGACTTCACGCTCGTCCACGGAGGCGTGGGCGAGGTGCGGGGGCGCCCCCTGGGCAGCGTCACCCTGGAGCTGCGCGGCGAGACCGAAGCCGTCGAAGCGGTGGTCGCCGGACTCACCGTCGCCGACCGCGTGGAAGCGGGCGCCCGATGA
- a CDS encoding methionine ABC transporter permease, with product MKADWSTFWPKVLDATGETVYMVLITLALSTVGGLAVGLTLYATRKGGVLPNRVVHAVLGSLINIIRPVPFIIAIVALAPVTREVVGTMIGTNAAIFPMTVVATFGVARIVESNLLSVEPGVIEAARSMGASPLRILLTVLVPEALGPLVLGLTFMLVALIDFSAVAGTVGGGGVGNLAMTYGYLRFDTSVMVVTVLVLIVLVQSAQLLGNAVSRKVLRR from the coding sequence ATGAAGGCGGACTGGAGCACCTTCTGGCCCAAGGTCCTCGACGCCACCGGCGAGACCGTCTACATGGTGCTCATCACCCTGGCGCTGTCGACGGTCGGCGGGTTGGCGGTGGGCCTCACCCTCTACGCGACCCGCAAGGGCGGTGTGCTGCCGAACCGGGTCGTCCACGCGGTGCTGGGCTCGCTCATCAACATCATCAGGCCCGTCCCGTTCATCATCGCGATCGTCGCGCTCGCGCCGGTCACGCGCGAGGTGGTCGGCACGATGATCGGCACGAACGCCGCGATCTTCCCGATGACGGTCGTCGCCACGTTCGGCGTCGCCCGCATCGTGGAGTCGAACCTGCTCTCCGTCGAACCCGGGGTGATCGAGGCCGCCCGCTCCATGGGTGCGAGCCCGCTGCGGATCCTGCTCACGGTTCTGGTCCCGGAGGCGCTGGGCCCCTTGGTCCTCGGCCTGACGTTCATGCTGGTCGCACTGATCGACTTCTCGGCGGTGGCCGGCACGGTCGGCGGCGGAGGCGTCGGCAACCTGGCGATGACCTACGGATACCTGCGCTTCGACACCTCGGTGATGGTGGTGACGGTGCTCGTCCTGATCGTCCTCGTACAGTCGGCGCAGCTGCTCGGCAACGCGGTGTCCCGCAAGGTGCTCCGCCGCTGA